The bacterium nucleotide sequence GTCGTCGAGATCGAGATCTTCTTGAGATAGATGCCCTTCGAAGCCGCCGGCTTGGCCTTGACGATCGCGTCGATGAGCGCGCTGGCGTTGGCCAGGAGCTTGTCGGCGTCGAAGGATCGTTTTCCGATCGAAGAATGGATGATTCCGTTCTTGTCGACCCGGTATTCGACCTTCCCGGCCTTGTTCTCGCTCACGGCACGTCCGACGTCCTGGGTGACGGTACCGAGCTTCGGGTTCGGCATGAGCCCGCGAGGCCCTAGCACCTTTCCGAGGCGCCCGACCACACTCATCATGTCCGGCGTTGCGATCACCCGCTCGAACTCGAGCCAACCTTCGTCCTGGATCTTCTTGGCCAGTTCGTCGGCTCCCACGTAGTCCGCGCCAGCCTCCGTGGCCTCGGTCTCCTTGTCGCCTTTGGCGAAGACCAGAACCCGGACTTCCCGGCCCGTGCCGTAGGGCAGAACGATCGCTCCGCGCACCATCTGGTCCGAATGCTTGGGATCGACGCCCAGGTTGAGGGCGATATCCACGCTTTCATCGAATTTGGCGGCAGGCCAGCCCTTGAGCAGCTCGATGCCATCGCCGAGCCCGTAGAGCTTCTCGACTTCGAGGGAGTCCGCGGCCGTGTTGTAGCGCTTGCTATGTCTCGGCATGATCAGGCCTCCACCTCGATCCCCATCGATCGGGCAGTGCCCGCCACGATGTTCATCGCAGCCTCGATCGTATGGGCATTGAGATCGGGCATCTTCGTCTTGGCGATCTCCTCGACCTGCGCCTGCGTCACCGTCCCGACCTTTTCCCGATTCGGCTCGCCAGAGCCCTTTTCGAGCTTGGCGGCCTTCTTCAGCAACACGGCCGCCGGCGGCGTCTTCAGCTCGAAGGTGAAGGAGCGGTCGGC carries:
- a CDS encoding 50S ribosomal protein L1, whose product is MPRHSKRYNTAADSLEVEKLYGLGDGIELLKGWPAAKFDESVDIALNLGVDPKHSDQMVRGAIVLPYGTGREVRVLVFAKGDKETEATEAGADYVGADELAKKIQDEGWLEFERVIATPDMMSVVGRLGKVLGPRGLMPNPKLGTVTQDVGRAVSENKAGKVEYRVDKNGIIHSSIGKRSFDADKLLANASALIDAIVKAKPAASKGIYLKKISISTTMGPGVHIDPSSVEKAA
- the rplK gene encoding 50S ribosomal protein L11, which encodes MAKKVIGQIKLQCPAGQANPAPPVGPALGQHGVNIMEFCKAFNARTQDQAGLIIPALITVYADRSFTFELKTPPAAVLLKKAAKLEKGSGEPNREKVGTVTQAQVEEIAKTKMPDLNAHTIEAAMNIVAGTARSMGIEVEA